A region from the Oceanidesulfovibrio marinus genome encodes:
- the cobJ gene encoding precorrin-3B C(17)-methyltransferase yields the protein MTPLWVVSTGPGDPCLLPPMAVDALERSEVIAGYGRYLDLLPAGLLEGKDILQTGMTGEVARCSAALETAYAGRPTAVVSGGDAGIYGMAGLVYELAYDKGYADRVEITVVPGVSALSAAAALLGAPLMHDFAAVSLSDRLTPWDVIERRVAHAAQGDFVLVLYNPRSKGRQWQLGRVLELLRQWKPAETPVGVVRQAYRAGQEVRVETLGTLDPDTVDMLTVLVIGSESTRVLGKHLVTPRGYMKKYGLDSQEDS from the coding sequence GTGACGCCGCTGTGGGTTGTGTCCACCGGGCCGGGCGACCCCTGCCTGCTGCCGCCCATGGCCGTGGATGCGCTGGAGCGGTCCGAGGTGATTGCCGGCTACGGCCGCTACCTGGATCTGCTGCCGGCCGGGCTGCTGGAGGGCAAGGACATTCTCCAGACTGGCATGACCGGCGAGGTAGCGCGTTGCAGTGCGGCGCTGGAGACAGCCTATGCCGGCCGGCCCACGGCCGTTGTCAGCGGCGGCGACGCCGGCATCTACGGCATGGCGGGCCTTGTGTATGAGCTGGCCTACGACAAGGGCTACGCCGACCGCGTCGAAATCACGGTGGTACCGGGCGTCTCTGCGCTGAGCGCGGCGGCCGCGCTTCTGGGCGCGCCGTTGATGCACGACTTTGCGGCCGTGTCGCTGAGCGACCGGCTGACGCCGTGGGATGTGATCGAACGCCGGGTTGCACATGCGGCGCAGGGCGACTTCGTGCTGGTGCTCTACAACCCGCGCTCCAAGGGCCGGCAGTGGCAGCTTGGCCGGGTGCTGGAGCTGCTGCGGCAGTGGAAGCCCGCGGAGACGCCGGTAGGCGTGGTGCGGCAGGCCTATCGAGCCGGGCAGGAGGTGCGTGTGGAGACCCTGGGAACGCTCGATCCGGATACGGTCGATATGCTGACGGTGCTGGTGATCGGTTCGGAAAGCACACGCGTTCTGGGTAAACATCTAGTCACACCACGTGGTTATATGAAGAAGTACGGCCTGGACAGCCAGGAGGACTCTTGA
- a CDS encoding cobalt-precorrin 5A hydrolase, with amino-acid sequence MEKFLNQKTSGTSGKSERARLAVWALTPDGAALGRRIADSLGGVLHVSSSVAERDGAVADNAQVFESLGEALAQEFRASDGHVLICAAGIAVRLLAPLLVDKQHDPAVVVCDQAGRHAVSLVSGHLGGANALAREVAGVTGGEAVITTATDTAGLPAVDVLAAAAGLAITDIAGVRAVSAALLTGSRPQLYDPENRLGLDADHGDFFERVDSPEGLAAPAVAVDWRIQPTYAAEGVLHLAPPVVCVGVGCRRGTMAQTLDAALQRFLTDNAIAPGAVRGLASIDAKADEAGIIETARRRDLSFTTYPARELNRMTVPNPSKCVCRHMGVESVCEAAAKLLANEGQLMAHKTVWNGVTLAAAVLK; translated from the coding sequence ATGGAGAAGTTTCTGAACCAGAAGACGTCGGGCACCAGCGGGAAGTCCGAACGCGCGCGGCTGGCGGTCTGGGCGCTCACCCCGGACGGCGCGGCGCTTGGCCGGCGGATAGCGGACAGCCTGGGCGGTGTGCTCCACGTAAGCAGCAGCGTCGCCGAACGCGACGGCGCAGTGGCTGACAACGCCCAGGTCTTTGAAAGCCTGGGCGAGGCCCTGGCGCAGGAGTTCCGCGCCAGCGACGGCCACGTGCTCATCTGCGCGGCCGGCATTGCCGTGCGCCTGCTGGCGCCATTGCTGGTAGATAAACAACACGATCCGGCCGTGGTGGTCTGCGATCAGGCAGGCCGCCACGCCGTCAGCCTTGTCTCCGGCCATCTGGGCGGGGCCAACGCCCTGGCGCGCGAGGTGGCCGGCGTCACCGGCGGCGAAGCCGTTATCACTACCGCCACGGATACCGCCGGTCTGCCGGCCGTGGATGTGCTCGCGGCAGCGGCCGGTCTGGCCATCACGGACATCGCCGGTGTCCGCGCCGTGAGCGCCGCGCTGTTGACCGGCTCCAGGCCGCAGCTCTATGACCCGGAGAACCGCCTCGGACTGGATGCGGACCACGGGGATTTCTTCGAGCGGGTGGACTCTCCGGAAGGGCTCGCGGCTCCGGCCGTGGCCGTGGACTGGCGCATCCAGCCGACGTACGCGGCAGAGGGCGTGCTCCATCTTGCGCCGCCGGTGGTCTGCGTGGGCGTGGGCTGCAGGCGGGGAACCATGGCCCAGACCCTGGACGCGGCCCTGCAGCGATTCCTTACCGACAACGCGATTGCGCCCGGCGCGGTCCGCGGTCTGGCTTCCATAGACGCCAAGGCCGACGAGGCCGGCATCATCGAGACCGCCCGCCGCCGGGACCTTTCGTTCACCACGTATCCGGCGCGCGAGCTGAACAGGATGACGGTGCCCAATCCATCAAAATGCGTGTGCAGGCACATGGGCGTTGAAAGCGTCTGCGAGGCCGCGGCGAAGCTGCTGGCCAACGAGGGGCAGCTGATGGCGCACAAGACTGTCTGGAACGGCGTGACGCTGGCCGCGGCGGTGCTGAAGTGA
- the hemL gene encoding glutamate-1-semialdehyde 2,1-aminomutase — METSRALFERASQRIPGGVNSPVRACLGVSAEPVFIEKGYGSHITDVEGKEYIDFVMSWGPLLLGHCHPQVLDAAREALDKGSSFGAPCPGEVLLAEKVCEALPSVDMVRMVNSGTEATMSALRLARGYTGRTKVVKFEGCYHGHADAFLAAAGSGLATLSIPGTPGVPAATVQDTLLAPYNDLEAVRCLFEKCADDIAAIIVEPMAGNMGLVPPAEGFLQGLRDICDAYGAVLIFDEVITGFRLSYAGAQGRFGITPDLTTMGKIIGGGFPVGAYGGKREIMERIAPCGDVYQAGTLSGNPVAMATGLATLNVLEQADYAGLEARTKAFATELAAILKGKGAPVTLNTMASMYTLFFTDGPVTDFESAKKADSEMYASYYRQMRDAGVYLAPSGFECTMVSFAHTEQDFEQALEAAGKVEF, encoded by the coding sequence ATGGAGACATCGCGAGCACTGTTCGAGCGTGCGTCCCAACGCATCCCCGGCGGCGTGAACAGCCCGGTGCGCGCCTGCCTCGGCGTGTCGGCGGAGCCTGTGTTCATCGAGAAGGGCTATGGTTCGCACATTACCGACGTGGAAGGCAAAGAGTACATCGATTTTGTCATGAGCTGGGGCCCGCTGCTGCTGGGCCACTGCCACCCGCAGGTTCTGGACGCCGCGCGCGAGGCGCTGGACAAGGGGTCGAGCTTCGGCGCGCCCTGTCCGGGCGAGGTGCTGCTGGCCGAGAAGGTCTGCGAGGCGCTGCCTTCCGTTGACATGGTGCGCATGGTCAACTCCGGCACCGAGGCCACCATGAGCGCCCTGCGCCTGGCGCGCGGCTACACCGGTCGCACCAAGGTGGTGAAGTTCGAGGGCTGCTACCACGGCCACGCCGACGCCTTCCTGGCCGCGGCCGGCTCCGGCCTGGCCACGCTTTCCATTCCGGGCACGCCCGGCGTGCCGGCGGCCACGGTGCAGGATACGCTGCTCGCCCCGTACAACGACCTGGAGGCCGTGCGCTGCCTGTTCGAGAAGTGCGCGGACGACATCGCCGCGATCATCGTGGAGCCCATGGCCGGCAACATGGGCCTGGTGCCCCCGGCCGAAGGATTCCTCCAGGGCCTGCGCGACATCTGCGACGCCTACGGCGCGGTGCTCATTTTTGACGAGGTCATCACCGGCTTCCGCCTGTCCTATGCCGGCGCCCAGGGGCGCTTCGGCATCACCCCGGACCTCACCACCATGGGCAAGATCATTGGCGGCGGGTTCCCGGTGGGCGCCTACGGCGGCAAGCGCGAGATCATGGAGCGCATCGCACCCTGCGGCGACGTGTACCAGGCAGGCACGCTTTCCGGAAACCCGGTGGCCATGGCTACGGGCCTGGCGACTCTCAACGTGCTGGAGCAGGCCGACTACGCCGGTTTGGAGGCGCGGACCAAGGCCTTTGCAACGGAGCTTGCCGCCATTCTGAAGGGCAAGGGCGCCCCGGTCACGCTGAACACCATGGCCTCCATGTACACCCTGTTCTTCACGGACGGCCCGGTGACGGACTTCGAATCGGCCAAAAAGGCGGACAGCGAGATGTACGCCAGCTATTACCGCCAGATGCGCGACGCCGGCGTCTACCTGGCGCCATCCGGCTTCGAGTGCACCATGGTTTCCTTTGCGCATACGGAGCAGGACTTCGAGCAGGCGCTGGAAGCGGCCGGAAAGGTCGAGTTCTAG
- a CDS encoding Lrp/AsnC family transcriptional regulator — MREFSEKERAILREVQGVLPDDPAPFARIAEKVGATEDEVLQLLQECVESGVIRRFGASLKHQKAGFGANVMVAWRVEDDAVRDAAGTHMAKSRHVSHAYYRKPPASGEAAERWPYSLYTMVHGKSREECLATVEELSRDTGIEDYALLFSQKELKKSSMTYF, encoded by the coding sequence ATGAGAGAGTTCAGCGAGAAGGAACGCGCGATACTGCGCGAGGTTCAGGGCGTGCTGCCGGACGACCCGGCGCCGTTCGCACGCATTGCCGAGAAGGTGGGCGCCACCGAGGACGAGGTGCTGCAGCTTCTGCAGGAGTGTGTGGAGTCGGGCGTCATCCGCCGGTTCGGCGCATCGCTCAAGCACCAGAAAGCGGGCTTCGGCGCCAACGTGATGGTGGCGTGGCGCGTTGAGGACGACGCCGTGCGCGACGCGGCCGGCACGCATATGGCCAAGAGCCGGCACGTCTCCCACGCCTACTACCGCAAGCCTCCGGCATCGGGCGAGGCGGCCGAGCGCTGGCCGTACTCGCTGTACACCATGGTGCACGGCAAATCCCGCGAGGAGTGCCTGGCCACGGTGGAGGAACTGTCCAGGGATACCGGCATCGAGGATTACGCGCTCCTGTTCAGTCAGAAGGAGCTCAAGAAATCCTCCATGACTTATTTCTAG
- a CDS encoding NAD(P)H-dependent glycerol-3-phosphate dehydrogenase, translated as MKIAVIGGGSWGTSLGNMLAKKGLPVSILVREQTLLAQFRSKRENTWYLPGITLSENLVASLEIEQVLDGASIFLVAVPSQFVRSVLRDLRYLLPHKPIILCASKGIEVERLKTMSEVVSEELGGLKSSFAMLSGPSFALEVCKELPTAVALGCADKKLAKELQETLNTPYFRVYTNTDVRGVELGGAVKNIIAIAAGISDGLHYGTNARAALITRGLAEMSRLGKAMGAKANTFMGLAGLGDLVLTCTGELSRNRRVGLMLGDGQKLTDILAEMKMVAEGVKTTEAVHLLADKLDVDLPITDMVYRILYEDKDPDSAVRDLMNRPLKEE; from the coding sequence ATGAAGATAGCGGTCATCGGCGGCGGCAGTTGGGGAACAAGCCTGGGCAACATGCTGGCCAAAAAAGGCCTTCCCGTCTCCATCTTGGTTCGGGAGCAGACCTTGCTCGCCCAGTTCCGCTCCAAGCGCGAGAACACTTGGTACCTGCCGGGCATCACACTGTCGGAAAACCTCGTCGCCTCCCTGGAGATCGAACAGGTTCTGGACGGCGCGTCCATCTTCCTCGTCGCCGTGCCCAGCCAGTTCGTCCGCTCCGTGCTGCGCGACCTGCGCTACCTCCTGCCACACAAGCCCATAATCCTCTGCGCCAGCAAGGGCATCGAGGTGGAACGCCTCAAGACCATGAGCGAGGTCGTCTCCGAAGAGCTCGGCGGCCTCAAGTCCTCCTTCGCCATGCTCTCGGGCCCATCCTTTGCCCTGGAGGTCTGCAAGGAGCTGCCTACGGCCGTGGCCCTGGGCTGCGCCGACAAGAAGCTGGCCAAGGAGCTGCAGGAAACGCTGAATACCCCATACTTCCGCGTGTATACCAACACCGACGTCCGTGGCGTGGAGCTGGGCGGCGCCGTGAAGAACATCATCGCCATCGCCGCCGGCATCTCCGACGGCCTGCACTACGGCACCAACGCCCGCGCCGCGCTCATCACCCGCGGCCTGGCCGAGATGAGCCGCCTGGGCAAGGCCATGGGCGCCAAGGCCAATACCTTCATGGGTCTGGCCGGCCTGGGCGATCTCGTGCTCACCTGCACGGGCGAGCTCTCCCGCAACCGCCGCGTGGGCCTCATGCTCGGCGACGGCCAGAAGCTCACCGACATCCTCGCTGAAATGAAAATGGTGGCCGAAGGCGTGAAAACCACCGAGGCCGTCCACCTCCTCGCCGACAAGCTCGACGTGGACCTGCCCATCACCGACATGGTCTACCGCATCCTCTACGAGGATAAAGACCCGGACAGCGCCGTGCGCGACCTCATGAACCGCCCGCTCAAGGAAGAGTAA
- a CDS encoding secondary thiamine-phosphate synthase enzyme YjbQ produces the protein MQQIDVKTGSREELVDITDKVQRIVAESGLEEGALLLFCAHTTAALTVNENADPSVMRDIVVNMATLVPHSGDYRHAEGNSDAHIKSSLFGPSLLLVVSRGQVVLGTWQGVYFCEFDGPRSRKVWAQLLPAA, from the coding sequence ATGCAGCAGATCGACGTCAAAACCGGCTCGCGCGAAGAGCTGGTGGACATTACGGACAAGGTGCAGCGCATCGTGGCGGAGTCCGGCCTGGAGGAGGGCGCGCTGCTCCTGTTCTGCGCCCACACCACCGCCGCCCTCACCGTGAACGAGAACGCCGACCCCAGCGTGATGCGCGACATCGTGGTCAACATGGCCACGCTCGTGCCGCACTCCGGCGACTACCGCCACGCCGAGGGCAACTCCGACGCGCATATCAAGTCCAGCCTCTTCGGCCCCTCCCTGCTGCTCGTCGTCAGCCGCGGCCAAGTCGTGCTCGGCACCTGGCAGGGCGTCTACTTCTGCGAGTTCGACGGCCCCCGCTCCCGCAAGGTCTGGGCCCAGCTCCTGCCCGCTGCGTAG
- the cobM gene encoding precorrin-4 C(11)-methyltransferase encodes MADPHPRPAVSFVGAGPGDPELVTLKAARRIAEADLVLYAGSLVPRETLQGTKAGARIADSASMTLEETHAMIMETVRNGGVVARVHTGDPSLYGAVREQAALLDAENVSYEIVPGVTAAFAAAAAAKVGLTEPERTQTVIISRLAGRTPVPERERLAALAAHGCTIAVYLSGEKPEELQEALHAAGLDDDTPIVVAHKVGQPEESIHHVRLGEVAELVRGRSLTRQTVYLVLPWQTGNAEAARSRLYAPEFGHGCRPADDD; translated from the coding sequence GTGGCCGATCCGCATCCCAGACCGGCCGTCTCCTTTGTGGGCGCAGGCCCCGGCGATCCGGAGCTTGTCACCCTCAAGGCCGCCAGGCGCATCGCCGAGGCCGACCTGGTGCTCTATGCCGGCTCCCTGGTGCCGCGCGAGACCCTGCAGGGAACCAAGGCAGGCGCACGCATCGCCGATTCCGCGTCCATGACTCTGGAAGAGACCCACGCGATGATCATGGAGACCGTGCGAAACGGCGGCGTGGTGGCCCGCGTGCACACGGGCGATCCATCGCTCTATGGCGCCGTGCGCGAGCAGGCCGCGCTGCTGGATGCGGAAAACGTGTCCTATGAGATTGTTCCGGGCGTGACAGCAGCCTTTGCCGCGGCGGCCGCCGCCAAGGTGGGGCTCACCGAGCCGGAGCGGACCCAGACCGTCATCATATCCCGGCTGGCCGGCCGCACCCCGGTGCCGGAGCGCGAACGACTCGCGGCCCTGGCGGCGCATGGCTGCACCATTGCCGTGTATCTGAGTGGCGAGAAGCCCGAAGAGCTGCAGGAAGCCCTGCACGCCGCCGGCCTGGATGACGACACGCCCATCGTGGTGGCACACAAGGTGGGGCAACCCGAGGAGTCCATCCACCACGTCCGCCTGGGCGAGGTGGCAGAGCTGGTGCGCGGTCGCAGCCTTACCCGGCAGACCGTCTACCTGGTCCTGCCCTGGCAGACCGGCAATGCCGAGGCGGCGCGCTCCCGGCTGTACGCCCCGGAGTTCGGCCACGGCTGCCGTCCGGCAGACGACGACTGA
- the cbiE gene encoding precorrin-6y C5,15-methyltransferase (decarboxylating) subunit CbiE — MALYVVGLGMDPGTLPEEHEERIYLAQVLVGGERQLAWYDDHPAEKIVVKAPVDPILDTIAERLKEGKEVVVVASGDPLYFGIADTLVRRFGQGEVDILPNISSLQAAAARIKIPWQEVVSVSLHGRENMGELLSMLMLHDRVAVLTDRRNIPSAIAQTLLERAVDEDAPHKQPFMLWVFEDMESDRERVTRYTLDEAAQTSFSRLNMVLVERTMPPPDELRIGIPDEEFSCESRVITKWPVRAVGLAGLGPVPGDVIWDLGAGCGAVSIEAAAIIRRGRIVAVERRGGRVADIRRNVARFGALIVEPVHGTVPECLDELPDPDKIFIGGGLSTTSEMLEHSAARLSPGGRLVIHCVLLDTLALTKAFLKQNNWPHEVTLIHPSQSRELAGDMHFKAYNPVFIISANKPE, encoded by the coding sequence ATGGCTTTGTACGTGGTTGGACTCGGTATGGACCCGGGCACGCTGCCCGAGGAGCACGAAGAGCGGATCTATCTGGCGCAGGTGCTGGTGGGCGGCGAGCGGCAGCTCGCGTGGTACGACGACCACCCGGCCGAGAAGATCGTGGTCAAGGCGCCTGTCGACCCCATTCTGGACACCATCGCCGAACGGCTGAAGGAGGGCAAAGAGGTTGTGGTCGTCGCCTCGGGCGACCCCCTCTACTTCGGCATCGCCGACACGCTCGTCCGGCGTTTCGGCCAGGGCGAGGTGGATATCCTTCCCAACATCTCCAGCCTGCAGGCCGCGGCGGCGCGCATCAAGATTCCGTGGCAGGAGGTCGTCTCCGTCTCCCTGCACGGCCGCGAGAACATGGGCGAGCTCCTTTCCATGCTCATGCTGCACGACCGCGTGGCCGTGCTCACCGACCGGCGCAACATCCCCTCGGCCATCGCCCAGACGCTGCTGGAACGAGCCGTGGACGAGGATGCCCCGCACAAGCAGCCCTTTATGCTCTGGGTGTTCGAGGACATGGAGAGCGACAGGGAGCGCGTGACCCGCTACACTCTGGATGAAGCGGCGCAGACGAGCTTTTCCCGGTTGAACATGGTGCTCGTGGAGCGGACCATGCCCCCGCCGGACGAGCTGCGCATCGGCATTCCGGACGAGGAGTTCAGCTGCGAGAGCCGCGTTATCACCAAGTGGCCGGTGCGCGCCGTTGGCCTGGCCGGGCTGGGACCTGTGCCGGGCGATGTGATCTGGGACCTGGGCGCGGGGTGCGGCGCCGTGTCCATCGAGGCTGCGGCGATCATCCGCCGTGGCAGGATCGTCGCCGTGGAGCGACGGGGCGGACGGGTGGCCGACATCCGCCGCAACGTGGCGCGCTTCGGCGCGCTCATCGTGGAGCCCGTGCACGGCACCGTGCCGGAATGCCTGGACGAGCTGCCCGATCCGGACAAGATATTCATCGGCGGCGGGCTCTCCACTACCTCGGAGATGCTGGAGCACTCCGCGGCGCGCCTTTCGCCCGGAGGCCGCCTGGTCATCCACTGCGTGCTGCTGGACACCCTGGCCCTGACCAAGGCGTTCCTCAAGCAGAACAACTGGCCGCACGAGGTCACGCTGATCCACCCGAGCCAGTCGCGGGAGCTTGCCGGCGACATGCATTTCAAGGCCTACAACCCCGTGTTCATCATCAGCGCAAACAAGCCGGAGTAG
- the cbiD gene encoding cobalt-precorrin-5B (C(1))-methyltransferase CbiD, which yields MMRGDKPLRTGFTTGTAASAAAKAATLALLGAGASESVVVTLPSSWNEADAPHQLVIPISECTVLDGHVRAGVIKDAGDDPDATDGALIVAEVMPVKETGEPADPSPQIIIEGGVGVGRVTLPGLPVPPGRAAINPEPMRQIELAVREAVDMAGARDIGALKVVVSVPEGKRLAKKTMNPALGILGGISILGTRGTVKPFSHEAYLATVRQALDVAKATGVRQVVLATGGRSERFARGLWPDLPPTAFLQAGDLFAAGCEEAGKRGFDKAHWAVFFGKLVKMAQGLASTHAREGQLDLPGLVDRACAAGLAGEFVAKARESATARGVLRAISECDGSGAIGRRLVEDLAHDALAHACRFAGGTMPVGLAVFDESGRIVCLVESDATS from the coding sequence ATGATGCGCGGCGACAAACCGTTGCGCACCGGATTCACCACCGGCACGGCGGCATCCGCTGCGGCCAAGGCCGCGACCCTGGCGCTTCTGGGAGCAGGTGCGTCCGAGTCCGTCGTGGTCACGCTGCCGTCCTCCTGGAACGAAGCCGACGCGCCCCACCAACTCGTGATTCCGATCAGCGAATGCACGGTGCTGGACGGCCATGTCCGCGCCGGCGTGATCAAGGATGCCGGGGACGATCCGGACGCCACCGACGGCGCGCTCATCGTGGCCGAGGTCATGCCGGTAAAGGAAACAGGCGAACCGGCCGATCCTTCCCCACAGATCATCATCGAGGGCGGCGTTGGCGTGGGCCGCGTCACCCTGCCGGGCCTGCCCGTTCCTCCGGGGCGAGCGGCCATCAACCCGGAGCCCATGCGGCAGATAGAACTCGCCGTGCGCGAGGCCGTGGACATGGCCGGGGCTCGGGACATCGGCGCACTCAAGGTGGTGGTTTCCGTGCCCGAGGGCAAGCGCCTGGCCAAGAAGACCATGAACCCGGCGCTGGGCATCCTCGGCGGCATCTCCATCCTGGGGACGCGCGGCACGGTCAAGCCGTTCAGTCACGAGGCGTACCTCGCCACGGTGCGCCAGGCCCTGGATGTGGCCAAGGCCACCGGCGTGCGCCAGGTGGTTCTGGCCACGGGCGGCCGCAGCGAACGGTTTGCGCGAGGGCTCTGGCCCGATCTGCCGCCTACCGCCTTTCTCCAGGCCGGCGACCTGTTCGCCGCCGGGTGCGAGGAGGCCGGAAAACGAGGTTTCGACAAGGCCCATTGGGCCGTGTTCTTCGGCAAGCTGGTCAAGATGGCCCAGGGGCTGGCCTCCACCCACGCCAGGGAAGGGCAGCTCGATCTTCCGGGCCTGGTGGACAGGGCCTGTGCGGCCGGTCTGGCCGGGGAGTTTGTGGCAAAGGCGCGCGAGTCCGCCACGGCTCGGGGCGTGCTGCGGGCTATCTCCGAGTGCGACGGCAGCGGTGCCATTGGCCGGCGTCTGGTCGAGGATCTGGCGCACGACGCCCTGGCGCATGCCTGCCGGTTCGCCGGCGGCACAATGCCGGTGGGGCTGGCTGTCTTTGATGAGAGCGGGCGCATCGTCTGTCTGGTGGAATCTGACGCAACGTCGTAA
- a CDS encoding FUSC family protein — protein MELAKHWEPAQVRHALRVGVAAVLTYVIAEVTQMEEGYWAVISAIIVMHATMGRSLNAGWSRIIGTGIGASLSAIAVSILGQTPLSLGLAIFLTLLVCGYLTYLHEAFRMACITAGIVILVGADQHHVAHTAFVRFVEISMGVSVAMVVSMFFLPSRATAGLISGIASNLRTEAQLYTALITGCLEGVYDNNRVGELKTRIHTKQSANATLLNEARKEPTGLSRRRLVVAALVDWDLRVFENLLSLDHAARQLATEELHKRLRKPLLALAHATEEALRSMGAYVAEEGPRPRHSGPEADAIRSALHEVEHALVELRRRKESFSFGLSEVSHFFSLVFAMRETASECLRGFELLARLEQSDSKRRKQAVESA, from the coding sequence GTGGAGTTAGCCAAGCATTGGGAACCCGCTCAGGTGCGGCATGCTCTACGCGTCGGCGTAGCCGCCGTCCTGACCTATGTGATCGCCGAGGTGACCCAGATGGAGGAGGGCTACTGGGCCGTGATCTCCGCGATCATCGTCATGCACGCCACCATGGGCCGCTCCCTGAACGCCGGATGGTCGCGCATCATCGGCACGGGAATCGGCGCCTCCCTGAGCGCCATTGCCGTGTCCATACTCGGGCAGACGCCGCTCTCCCTGGGCCTTGCCATTTTTCTCACGCTGCTGGTCTGCGGCTACCTGACCTACCTGCACGAGGCGTTTCGCATGGCCTGCATCACCGCGGGCATCGTCATCCTTGTGGGAGCCGACCAGCACCATGTGGCCCACACGGCCTTTGTCCGTTTTGTTGAGATATCCATGGGCGTGTCCGTGGCCATGGTCGTGTCCATGTTCTTTCTGCCGTCGCGAGCCACAGCCGGCCTGATATCCGGCATCGCCAGCAACCTGCGGACCGAGGCGCAGCTCTACACGGCCCTGATTACCGGCTGCCTGGAAGGCGTTTACGACAACAACCGCGTCGGCGAGCTCAAGACCCGCATCCATACCAAGCAGAGCGCCAACGCCACATTGCTGAACGAGGCGCGCAAGGAGCCCACCGGGCTTTCGCGGCGCCGCCTGGTGGTGGCCGCGCTGGTGGACTGGGATCTCAGGGTTTTCGAAAACCTTTTGTCTTTGGACCATGCCGCGCGCCAGCTTGCCACCGAGGAGCTGCACAAGCGCCTGCGGAAACCGCTGCTCGCGCTGGCTCACGCCACGGAAGAAGCGCTCCGGTCCATGGGTGCGTACGTGGCCGAGGAAGGACCCAGGCCGCGCCACAGCGGTCCGGAGGCGGACGCTATCCGCTCGGCCCTGCACGAGGTGGAGCACGCCCTGGTGGAGCTGCGGCGGCGCAAGGAGTCCTTCTCCTTCGGCCTTTCCGAAGTCTCGCACTTCTTCTCCCTGGTCTTTGCCATGCGGGAGACCGCCTCGGAGTGCCTGCGCGGATTCGAGCTCCTGGCCAGGCTGGAGCAGTCCGACAGCAAGCGGCGCAAACAGGCTGTGGAGAGCGCATGA
- a CDS encoding precorrin-8X methylmutase, with amino-acid sequence MPDDTILQDLRTPEAIESGSMAIIDAEVPEPRPFAGNEWVVVRRMIHATADFELLDLVRFHPQAVAAALAALSQGGLVLTDTEMARAGLPLRRFDPLGCRVECLMNDPDVQRRAREQGSTRATVAVDVAAERFDSLRNAILLVGNAPTALLRILERCREGSIAPALVLGMPVGFVNAAESKALLVEQSPAPYITITGRKGGSALAAAALNALAQIALDTRAAGSGKE; translated from the coding sequence ATGCCAGATGATACAATATTGCAGGACCTCCGCACGCCGGAGGCTATCGAGTCCGGCTCCATGGCCATCATTGACGCCGAGGTGCCGGAGCCGCGCCCTTTTGCCGGCAACGAGTGGGTCGTTGTCCGGCGCATGATCCACGCCACGGCCGATTTCGAGCTGCTCGACCTCGTGCGCTTCCACCCGCAGGCTGTGGCCGCGGCGCTCGCCGCTTTGAGCCAGGGCGGGTTGGTGCTCACAGACACGGAGATGGCCCGCGCCGGGCTGCCGCTCAGGCGGTTCGACCCCTTGGGCTGCCGGGTGGAGTGCCTGATGAACGATCCGGACGTGCAGCGCCGCGCCAGGGAGCAGGGCTCCACCCGCGCGACCGTGGCCGTGGACGTGGCCGCGGAGCGTTTCGACAGCCTCAGGAACGCCATCCTCCTGGTGGGCAACGCGCCCACCGCGCTCCTGCGCATCCTGGAGCGCTGCCGCGAGGGCTCCATCGCCCCGGCCCTGGTGCTGGGTATGCCCGTGGGCTTTGTCAACGCGGCGGAGTCCAAGGCGCTGCTTGTGGAGCAGTCGCCTGCGCCGTACATCACCATCACCGGCCGCAAAGGCGGCTCGGCCCTGGCTGCGGCGGCGCTCAATGCGCTAGCCCAGATCGCGCTCGACACACGGGCGGCCGGTTCCGGCAAGGAGTAG